The sequence AGCGTGCCGGCGAGGACAATACGCCCGCCATTATCTTCATACTGGCCGTCTTCGCCGCAGGCATATAGCCTTCCTGCGTCAATACCTGCCGCCATTGGTACAGTTGATTATGGATATCAATCTTCACCGGACATACATCTGTACAGGAACCGCAAAGGGTAGAGGCGAAGGGCAGGTCGGCATTCTTGCGCATATCTAAATTAGGCGCCAGTATCGCACCGATAGGCCCTGCGGTGGCATTGTGGTAGCTGTGCCCGCCACTGCGCCGGTATACCGGGCAGGTATTCAGGCAGGCGCCGCAACGGATGCACTTTAATGAATTGCGGAAAGCCTCCCGGCCCAGTTGGGTAGTGCGGCCATTGTCAACAATCACAATGTGCATCTCGGAACCCGGCACCGGTTTCCTGAAATGACTGGAATAAGCGGTAATATTTTGTCCCGTCGCATTCCTGGCCAGCAGGCGCAGGAATATGCTGAGGTGTTCGGTACGCGGTATCAGCTTCTCAATGCCCATGCAGGCAATATGTACCTTGGCCAGGTGGGCGCCAAGATCGGCATTGCCTTCATTCGTACATACCACGATGGCCCCTGTCTCGGCTACGGCGAAATTGACGCCGGTAATGGCAATATCGGCTGCCAGGAACTTCTCCCGCAGATGGGCGCGTGCCGCCAGCGCCAGGTATAAAGGATCGGAAGCGCCTTTTGGGGTGCCGAGGTGTTGATGGAATATCTCGCCTACCTCTTCCTTTTTAATGTGGATGGCAGGCAATACAATATGGCTGGGTAACTCTTTATTCAGTTGTACGATGCGCTCACCCAGGTCCGTATCTACCACTTCAATGCCCTGTGCTTCGAGGTATTCATTCAGGTGGCATTCCTCGGTGAGCATCGACTTGCTTTTTACGATCTTCTGCGCGCCATGCTTTTGCATAATGCCATGCACAATGCGGTTATGCTCCGCTGCATCGGCGGCCCAGTGAACAGTAACGCCATTGCTGATGGCGGCTGCTTCAAACTCCTGCAGGTATTCATCCAGCCGGGAGAGGGTATGGTCTTTGATCTGCGATGCCAGCTCACGTAGCTGCTCCCATTCGGGGATCTCCTGTACGATCTTATCCCTTTTGTGCCGCACAAACCACAAAGTCTCATCATGCCATTGTACCCGTTCCTTATTCTTAAGGAACGTTGCGGCAGCCTCGGGATGTGGTATAGTAGGTGTGTTCATTCTTTTACGTTGCTTTTATAACCCTGCTACCAGTACCTCTGAAATATGCATCACCTCAAAAGGCAGTTGCTGCCTTCTGATCAATCCCTCCTGGTGCATCAGGCAGCTCACATCAGTGCCGGTGATCACGGTAGCCTCGTGCTTTGTATAATCATCAATACGCGACAATCCCATGGCCGATGACACTGCCTCTTCTGTAACACAGAACGTGCCGCCAAAGCCGCAGCATTCATCGGGCCTGTCCAGCTCTACCAGCTCCAGTCCTTCCACCATTTGTAGCAATTGTACCGGTTTGGAAAAAAAGGGTAATACTGTTTCAGAAGAGGAGGCCAGCTTCAATCCCCTTTGTCCGTGACAACCCTGGTGCAGGGCCACCTTTTTTGGGAAAGAGGCTTTAATGGCTTTCACCTGTACCACATCGGTCAGGAATTCACACAGCTCATATACCCTTTGGCGGATGGTAGTGGCGGCAGCTTCCTGCCGCTCATCATGCAGGTGGTCCTTTACATGCAATACACAACTGCCGGAAGGGGAAACGATATAATCATATCCTGCAAAGGCTTTAATGAAATTGCTGTTACAGGAGCCGGTTAAATGTTCATACCCGCCGTTGGCCATGGGCTGGCCGCAACAGGTTTGCTGCATCGGGTATTCTACCTGCACCCCCAGGTGTTGCAACAGCTTCAGGGTAGCAATGGCCACTTTCGGATAGAACTGATCTACATAGCACGGAACAAACAGGGCAACACGCATGCTTTGATTACTGATTATTTATTAGTGATTATTCCTTTGCTTCGCCTGTTGCTAACTATTCAACTTAATAAATCCACCATCAATAGGGTAATCGCAACCGGTGATGAAGGACGCTTCATCACTGCACAGGTACAGGATCAGGGCGGCTACCTCTGAGGGTTCGGCCATACGGCCGATGGGTTGGGTCTTGGACAGCTTTTCAAACATCTCCGCTTCACGGCCGGGATAACTGTTCTTTAAAAACCCATCCACAAAAGGCGTATGCACCCTGGCCGGAGAAACAGAATTGCAACGGATATTCTCATGGATATAATCTTTGGCTACCGAGAGCGTCATCGCCATCACAGCGCCCTTGGCGGTGGAATACACAAAGCGGTCCGACAAGCCTACCCAGGCAGCAATAGAAGCCATATTCACGATCACGCCACCTTTGGCCGCCCTGAATTGGGGGATGGCGGCAAACAGGCAGTTATAGGCTCCTTTTACGTTTACATTCATCACACGGTCGAAATCAGCCTCTGCCGTAGTGTCGGCTTTGCCAATATGGGCAATCCCGGCATTATTCACCAGTATATTCAGCGCGCCGATCTTATTAAATGTTTCCACTACTTCTGCCTGGTTGGCCACATTGCAGCTATGGGCGAAGGCTTTGCCGCCTGCGGCAGTGATTTCCTGTACGGTGGCCGCTGCATTCTCTTCGCTGAGCTCAATAATATGTACTTCGGCTCCCTGTTGGGCAAACAATACGGAAATGGCTTTGCCAATGCCGCTGCCTCCTCCTGTTACTACTGCTTTTTTACTGGCTAATGAAAACATTGTATTCAATCAATTAAACGTGTAAAATTATATGGATCACTATAAGTAACTATCCTGCTCTAAGCTGCCTTGATCTTATGTCCTTTCCAGCCAAAATAAAACACTACTACAAAACAAAGCAACGGTATCACATAGCCATACTGGATATTTTCAGTGGCGTCGGCAATGATGCCTAACAAGGGGGGTAACAAAGCGCCTCCGACAATAGACATGACGATGAGGCTGGACCCCAGTTTTGTATCCTTACCCAGGTCTTGTATGCCCAGTGAAAAGATAGTAGGGAACATAATGCTCATAAAGAAAGCGATACCGATCAATGCATATATCACGATCATTCCTTCTCCAAATATGGCCAGCAGGGAAAGTATGATATTGATAATGGAATAGATGGCCAATAATTTAGCTGGTTGTATATATTTCATCAGGAAGGTGCCTGCAAAACGGCCTGCCATAAAGGCCAGTCCATACCCCAGTCCCAAATAATATTTGGAAGCCATTTTTTCTTCCAATCCCATAGTAGTAGCCATCCTGATAAAGAAGCTGGAAACACATACCTGGGCGCCTACGTAGAAAAACTGCGCAATGACAGCCCAGGTAAGGTGTTTATAACGGAAAGCATGTAAAAAATTGCTGCTTTGGTCATCGCCTTCTTCTTTCGTGTCAGGCATCTTGGTGAAATAAATCACAACGGCTACCAATAGTATGATCAATCCCAATATCAGGTAAGGCATCTTTACACTGTCGGCTTCCGATTGCAGGTAAGCGTCCCGCACATTGGCGCCCATCGCTTCCAGTTCCTGCTCGGTATAATTTTTACCGGAAAGAATAAACGTGCCGCCGATAAAAGGCGCTATCATAGCGGCCAGTCCATTGAACGACTGGGCCAGGTTCAGGCGTTGAGTAGCTGATTCGGGCGGGCCCAATACAGTAGCGTAAGGGTTGGCCGCAGTCTCCAGGAAAGTTAAGCCGCAGGCGATAACGAATAGTGCGCCCAGGAAGAAAACATATTCCCTGGTATTGGCTGCCGGGATAAACAGAAAACAGCCTATGCCAAAGAAAATAAGGCCCAGCAGGATACCCGATTTATAACCAAACTTGCGCATCACATAACCTGCAGGCAGGGCCATCAGGAAATAAGCGATAAATACTGCTGAATCAACCAGCGAGGATTGCAGGTTATTCAGCCGGAAGGCTTTTCTCAGGTGCGGTATCAGAATAGGGTCGAGGTTGTGCACAAAGCCCCAGAAAAAGAACAGGCTGGTAACAAGGATAAAAGGGAATAGTAACTTTTTCCCGGTACCGGCGGTTTGGGTTGCGGAGAGTGTAGGCGAAGCAATTCCTGGCATAGATGGATGTTTTAACTATAGCGGTTGGTTGTTTAAATCAAATATCTTGTTCATCAGTAACCATTTTTCCCCTGGTTTTGCAGAAGGCAGGGCCTGCTGGTATTGCCACATCAGGGTTTCCCACTTTTGTACCGTGGGGTTGGCGGCATCGGCAATACTCTTCTTATCAAAAGAAAAATCATCATTCACTTCCATGATCATGAAAAGGCGGTTCCCGAGGCGGTAGATCTCCAGGAGCTCAATGCCACTTTCCCGGATGGATTGAAGGATCTCAGGCCATACTGCCTGGTGATAAGTTTCATATTCTGCGATCAATACCGGGTCGTTCTTCAGATCCAGTGCCAGGCAATATCGTTTGTTGGTATTCATATATTTATACAAAATGATCGAAAGTAAACCAAGGATGGGTGAATCCATCCTGCGCCATCCCGTGTTTTTAACCTCAATATTCATCAATGTTCGTGAAAATACGCATGCCTTGCCAAAATAGTTTATTATAATGGCAATAACATGAAATCCAGCTTGGCGATTTGTTCCTTAATTGCATGCGTAACCTGCTAAAACCCGCAATTAAAAAACGGCTAACATTAATTGCTATATCAGTCCCGGCACTTGTGTCGGGAACGCAGGGTTTATAAACCCCATTACAAAACGTTCGCACCATCACCGTACGTGCTATTACGGCGATGGTAAACACTTGAAAATTGCATGCTTTATGGAAAAGAAGCTCTCTCCGGCTACCCGGGTTCTGTACAGGACCAGGCCCTGGTGGTATCTCCCCCTTTTCGTCTTGCTCTCCTTGTCTTTGTATTCCTCAGCACAAACACAATCCCGCCAGGTGGCAGGTACCGTATCGGATGCCAAGGGTAATCCGTTAACAGGTGTTACCGTCAACCTGAAGGGAAGTGCAACAGGAGTCACTACCGGCCCCGATGGAAAATATTCCATTGCGGTTACCGGCGATAAGGCAGTACTGGAATTCTCTTATGTAGGGTACCTTACCAAAGAAGAAAAAGTAGGTACCCGGTCGGCAATCAGCATTACCATGACGGAAGGGACCTCCAACCTCGATGAAGTGGTGGTGATCGGTTATGGCCAGTCCATGCGGAAAAGAGATGTGGGCGCCGCCATTTCCTCTGTGAATGCCAAACAGATACAGGAGCGCCAGCCGGTGAACCTGTACGATGCCTTGCAGGGCCAGGCGGCTGGTGTATTGATCATGAATGATAACGGAGAACCTGGCGCACAGGGTTCTATACAGATTCGCGGTGCGAATACGCTTTCTGCCGATGGCAATACGCCGCTGTATATAGTGGATGGAGTGATCTCCGACAATGCCTCTTCGATTAATCCTAATGATATTGAGCGGGTGGAAGTGTTGAAAGATGCTGCTTCCGCCTCTATCTATGGTGCCCGTTCTGCTGCAGGGGTTATCCTCATCACCACCAAAAAAGGGAAGGAAGGCAAGCCAAGGGTAGATGTTCAATATTCCAGGGTGTACGGTAAGCTGGCCCACAAGATACAGCAGGCCAATGCGGCAGAATATCGCCGGTACAGGAAGATGCAGGGGGGGAATCTTTATGGCAGCGCCGGTAACCTGACCGATTCCCTGAACCCATCCTTTAATACAGACAATGATCTGCAAGACCTTTTACTGGGCAATACTGCTGAGCGCGGCGATCTGAAACTGAGCGTAAGCGGTGGCCAGAAAGGAATGGCCTATTATGGTAGTCTCAACTACATTGACGATAAAGGTATCGCATTGAACACCTGGTACAAATCCATCCAATCACGCATCAATACTGAATTCAAGGTTTCTCCCAGGTTCAAATATTCCAATAACCTGTCATTCTTCTGGTCGTTCGGGAACTTTACCAGCATCAACAACTCCCTGCGGCCTGTGTTTGACCGGCCATCTTACCTGCGTATCTACAATCCTGATGGCACATTGACCAGTTACCTTTCTTCAAAAAGGAACCCGGTAGCCAATGCTTTGCTGGAAGACAATACGCGTGAACAGCTCAAGGCGCAAATGAACCACCAGATAGATTATGACATCACCAAAGATCTGCGGTTTACTGCCAGCTTCAACGCACAACTGACAAGCCTGCTGGGCTTTTATTTTGCTCCACGGTTCCTGGATGATGGAGGCAATGAGAACTTTGCCCGGAACGATAATAACAGGGGATTCGACTGGCTGGTCCAGGGATTCTTAAACTACAACAAAAAATTTGGGGAGCATAGCGTAATGGCCATGGCGGGCGTTCAAAAGGACAGAGAAAAGGACGACAACACCCACCTGGAAGGAAAGAATTTTGTAGTAGAAACTTCCTCTTATGTTAAGGGCAATTTTATGGACAACCTTTCTGCCCAGTATTCCAACGCAAGCGCCGTTTCTACCGCTTCTGCATTTGGCCGGGTGGGCTATAGCTTTAAAGAAAGGTATATTTTCCAGGGCACTTACCGCAGGGATGCTTCCTCAAGATTTCATCCTGATCACCGTGTAGGTAATTTCTTTGCCGGTTCTTTGGCCTGGCGCTTTTCTGATGAAAAATGGATG comes from Paraflavitalea devenefica and encodes:
- a CDS encoding LutB/LldF family L-lactate oxidation iron-sulfur protein; the protein is MNTPTIPHPEAAATFLKNKERVQWHDETLWFVRHKRDKIVQEIPEWEQLRELASQIKDHTLSRLDEYLQEFEAAAISNGVTVHWAADAAEHNRIVHGIMQKHGAQKIVKSKSMLTEECHLNEYLEAQGIEVVDTDLGERIVQLNKELPSHIVLPAIHIKKEEVGEIFHQHLGTPKGASDPLYLALAARAHLREKFLAADIAITGVNFAVAETGAIVVCTNEGNADLGAHLAKVHIACMGIEKLIPRTEHLSIFLRLLARNATGQNITAYSSHFRKPVPGSEMHIVIVDNGRTTQLGREAFRNSLKCIRCGACLNTCPVYRRSGGHSYHNATAGPIGAILAPNLDMRKNADLPFASTLCGSCTDVCPVKIDIHNQLYQWRQVLTQEGYMPAAKTASMKIMAGVLSSPARYSFAGKWARRFLRWFPSLALNKKLNPWARQRELPEPPKESFREWYKKNGNK
- a CDS encoding (Fe-S)-binding protein; translation: MRVALFVPCYVDQFYPKVAIATLKLLQHLGVQVEYPMQQTCCGQPMANGGYEHLTGSCNSNFIKAFAGYDYIVSPSGSCVLHVKDHLHDERQEAAATTIRQRVYELCEFLTDVVQVKAIKASFPKKVALHQGCHGQRGLKLASSSETVLPFFSKPVQLLQMVEGLELVELDRPDECCGFGGTFCVTEEAVSSAMGLSRIDDYTKHEATVITGTDVSCLMHQEGLIRRQQLPFEVMHISEVLVAGL
- a CDS encoding SDR family NAD(P)-dependent oxidoreductase; this translates as MFSLASKKAVVTGGGSGIGKAISVLFAQQGAEVHIIELSEENAAATVQEITAAGGKAFAHSCNVANQAEVVETFNKIGALNILVNNAGIAHIGKADTTAEADFDRVMNVNVKGAYNCLFAAIPQFRAAKGGVIVNMASIAAWVGLSDRFVYSTAKGAVMAMTLSVAKDYIHENIRCNSVSPARVHTPFVDGFLKNSYPGREAEMFEKLSKTQPIGRMAEPSEVAALILYLCSDEASFITGCDYPIDGGFIKLNS
- the fucP gene encoding L-fucose:H+ symporter permease, translated to MPGIASPTLSATQTAGTGKKLLFPFILVTSLFFFWGFVHNLDPILIPHLRKAFRLNNLQSSLVDSAVFIAYFLMALPAGYVMRKFGYKSGILLGLIFFGIGCFLFIPAANTREYVFFLGALFVIACGLTFLETAANPYATVLGPPESATQRLNLAQSFNGLAAMIAPFIGGTFILSGKNYTEQELEAMGANVRDAYLQSEADSVKMPYLILGLIILLVAVVIYFTKMPDTKEEGDDQSSNFLHAFRYKHLTWAVIAQFFYVGAQVCVSSFFIRMATTMGLEEKMASKYYLGLGYGLAFMAGRFAGTFLMKYIQPAKLLAIYSIINIILSLLAIFGEGMIVIYALIGIAFFMSIMFPTIFSLGIQDLGKDTKLGSSLIVMSIVGGALLPPLLGIIADATENIQYGYVIPLLCFVVVFYFGWKGHKIKAA
- a CDS encoding L-rhamnose mutarotase, which produces MDSPILGLLSIILYKYMNTNKRYCLALDLKNDPVLIAEYETYHQAVWPEILQSIRESGIELLEIYRLGNRLFMIMEVNDDFSFDKKSIADAANPTVQKWETLMWQYQQALPSAKPGEKWLLMNKIFDLNNQPL
- a CDS encoding SusC/RagA family TonB-linked outer membrane protein, which translates into the protein MEKKLSPATRVLYRTRPWWYLPLFVLLSLSLYSSAQTQSRQVAGTVSDAKGNPLTGVTVNLKGSATGVTTGPDGKYSIAVTGDKAVLEFSYVGYLTKEEKVGTRSAISITMTEGTSNLDEVVVIGYGQSMRKRDVGAAISSVNAKQIQERQPVNLYDALQGQAAGVLIMNDNGEPGAQGSIQIRGANTLSADGNTPLYIVDGVISDNASSINPNDIERVEVLKDAASASIYGARSAAGVILITTKKGKEGKPRVDVQYSRVYGKLAHKIQQANAAEYRRYRKMQGGNLYGSAGNLTDSLNPSFNTDNDLQDLLLGNTAERGDLKLSVSGGQKGMAYYGSLNYIDDKGIALNTWYKSIQSRINTEFKVSPRFKYSNNLSFFWSFGNFTSINNSLRPVFDRPSYLRIYNPDGTLTSYLSSKRNPVANALLEDNTREQLKAQMNHQIDYDITKDLRFTASFNAQLTSLLGFYFAPRFLDDGGNENFARNDNNRGFDWLVQGFLNYNKKFGEHSVMAMAGVQKDREKDDNTHLEGKNFVVETSSYVKGNFMDNLSAQYSNASAVSTASAFGRVGYSFKERYIFQGTYRRDASSRFHPDHRVGNFFAGSLAWRFSDEKWMNWAAGPLSDGKLRFSWGQTGNDRVGNYEYLQLINQGNTSYNNVPGAVLNSTFGNKELSWEANEQKNLGLDLSFYNGRVTIAADYYIKTTHDLLYPEPLPSQNGFSTVKVNVGSIETRGFEFQMSTVPITTKNFAWNLSGNITFERGKIKSLEGGQPFITGKWLIEEGGKLGNFYGWKRLGIYPTDVHNAYDEAGNKLTPVGVEIEHNLNNPRLSKVTAAGYTLGGKPYTGVVYRKKGVGATLLGGDAEWEDINNDGEIDDRDRQIIGNAQPDFYLGVINNFSYKQWSLNVIVNATIGGQVYNSFKQGLTNFANTNGPALPEAVWGAWVVQGQEGATYPYFPDKDDRGSQRGSGNTYFLEDASFIRLSSVRLSYRFKPEVARKAFMNNASVYVYGINLLTWTDYTGYDPEFSSSNALQPGDDNGRYPKRRELGIGVNFQF